A genomic stretch from Telmatocola sphagniphila includes:
- a CDS encoding response regulator: MPKLLVVDNEPELLHSIEQALRSENLDVVGVRSGQEAFEILRRLQPDVVMIDVQLKDVSGLDLFEWIKDLYPRLPVVFLTNQADAETAIEVMKRGAYEYLVKPLDFALLQDILQRALELHRPSAMPIVEKKLSSFSNRFTDVMARTTKLLQAREPNIYRSVTDEVDRAILEVVLNHVNGNQLQASELLGISRTTLRLKLRSLGICKFE; this comes from the coding sequence ATGCCGAAACTGCTAGTCGTGGATAACGAACCCGAGCTACTTCATTCCATCGAGCAAGCCCTTCGATCGGAAAATCTCGATGTAGTCGGGGTGAGAAGTGGTCAAGAGGCATTTGAAATCCTCAGACGATTGCAACCCGACGTGGTTATGATCGACGTGCAATTGAAGGATGTTTCAGGCCTGGATCTTTTCGAATGGATTAAAGATCTCTACCCACGTCTTCCCGTTGTATTCCTTACTAATCAGGCCGATGCGGAAACGGCGATAGAAGTCATGAAGCGAGGTGCTTACGAGTATCTCGTAAAACCTCTCGATTTTGCTCTTCTACAGGATATTCTGCAACGCGCACTCGAACTTCATCGACCGTCGGCTATGCCGATTGTTGAAAAGAAGTTATCCTCTTTCTCCAATCGCTTTACCGATGTTATGGCTCGTACGACGAAGCTGTTGCAGGCCCGCGAACCGAATATTTACCGCTCCGTGACGGATGAGGTAGATCGGGCAATTCTGGAGGTGGTGCTGAATCATGTTAATGGAAATCAGTTACAGGCGAGTGAATTGCTGGGGATCTCCCGAACCACATTGCGTTTGAAGCTTCGGAGTCTAGGCATCTGCAAGTTCGAGTAG
- a CDS encoding DUF6444 domain-containing protein, producing the protein MESVSEEWLVRQTPEVQAVLRILLNRIAELEAKLGKDSSNSSKPPSTQHPHAKLSKQAQKKAKRKSGGQPGHPKHERSLVSAHECDGVIVCLPAECRRCGEPLNGTDPQPLRHQVWEIPEIKPSITEYQLHRLRCSCGKTTCGELPPGVPVGMAGPRLVALSALLMVCFRLSKRRCACFWNKSWVRRLRLPG; encoded by the coding sequence ATGGAGTCTGTCAGCGAAGAATGGCTTGTTCGCCAAACGCCGGAAGTTCAGGCTGTGCTGCGGATTCTTTTGAACCGCATCGCCGAACTGGAAGCGAAGCTCGGCAAGGATTCCAGCAACTCTTCGAAGCCGCCTTCAACGCAACATCCCCACGCCAAGCTTTCGAAGCAAGCCCAAAAGAAGGCCAAACGGAAGTCGGGCGGCCAACCGGGGCATCCCAAACACGAACGCTCTTTGGTTTCCGCACACGAGTGCGACGGCGTCATTGTTTGTTTACCGGCCGAATGCCGCCGTTGTGGCGAACCTTTGAACGGAACAGATCCCCAGCCTTTGCGTCATCAGGTCTGGGAGATTCCCGAAATCAAGCCTTCGATTACGGAATATCAACTCCATCGTCTGCGCTGTTCGTGCGGCAAGACCACCTGCGGAGAATTACCCCCAGGCGTGCCTGTCGGAATGGCCGGGCCTCGATTGGTTGCTTTGTCCGCTTTGTTGATGGTCTGCTTCCGGCTCTCCAAACGACGCTGCGCCTGTTTCTGGAACAAATCCTGGGTCAGGAGGCTTCGGCTTCCTGGATGA
- the tnpC gene encoding IS66 family transposase, with the protein MIKLQNRAAEALQAPYQELALALPGEAVLNGDESPTKEGLAKAWTWTFVAATFSVFALRTSRKAQVVLEFLGDSFTGVLGCDRAKMYWAFGRLQWCWAHLLRDFQSLIDRPCPVARRLGHDLQRQTRAMFELWNRVRDGTLSHKAFGEQMIPIRSEVEALLLRGKFDPKLRGFCSELWKYRARLWTFVDVEGVEPTNNAAERALRPAVIWRKLCFGTQSAQGSRFVERMLTAIETCRQQKRNSFAWMTQAVQAHFAQEKAPSLLARA; encoded by the coding sequence ATGATCAAACTGCAGAACCGAGCCGCCGAAGCCTTGCAAGCCCCCTACCAGGAGTTGGCCTTAGCCTTGCCTGGGGAAGCGGTCCTCAACGGCGACGAATCGCCCACCAAAGAAGGGCTCGCCAAAGCCTGGACCTGGACTTTTGTAGCCGCGACTTTCAGCGTCTTCGCTCTCCGCACCAGCCGCAAAGCCCAGGTGGTCCTCGAATTCCTGGGCGATTCATTTACCGGCGTTCTAGGCTGCGACCGGGCCAAGATGTATTGGGCTTTCGGACGCTTGCAGTGGTGCTGGGCTCATTTGCTCCGCGACTTCCAAAGCCTCATCGATCGCCCCTGTCCGGTCGCTCGACGCTTAGGACACGACTTGCAACGACAGACTCGGGCGATGTTCGAACTCTGGAATCGCGTTCGGGACGGAACCCTCAGCCATAAAGCGTTCGGCGAACAAATGATCCCCATACGAAGCGAAGTCGAAGCCTTGCTCTTGCGAGGAAAATTCGATCCGAAGCTGCGTGGCTTTTGCTCCGAACTCTGGAAATACCGGGCTCGGCTTTGGACGTTCGTCGATGTCGAAGGAGTAGAGCCCACCAATAATGCCGCCGAGCGGGCTTTGCGGCCCGCGGTCATTTGGCGGAAGTTATGCTTTGGAACCCAATCGGCCCAGGGGAGTCGGTTCGTTGAACGAATGCTGACCGCGATCGAAACTTGTCGTCAGCAGAAACGGAACTCATTCGCCTGGATGACTCAAGCGGTACAGGCTCACTTTGCCCAAGAGAAAGCCCCTTCTCTCTTGGCCAGGGCGTGA
- a CDS encoding WD40 repeat domain-containing protein — protein MTKILQLFALAYRHIKVQIAKKYVIAFLVISWSCQNTYAQYLPKSTFETSEELFFSGAQTWDKYVVSYGGNDSCGCVQIHDSTTLKIVSITKKLPAMVRSIAINANPFMIAVGQLDGSLYILGKDLSIIKKLTKAHVGAIRSVCFEHKGKSLLSAGEDKIIKKWPIDLSKELGQLKDHKQAINSVICIPNENIILSADEGGEIKVWNAEDMKLILKPA, from the coding sequence ATGACGAAGATTTTACAATTATTTGCACTTGCATATCGCCATATAAAAGTGCAAATTGCGAAAAAATATGTTATAGCTTTTCTTGTAATCTCTTGGTCATGCCAGAATACTTACGCGCAATATTTGCCTAAATCTACTTTTGAGACATCGGAAGAATTGTTTTTTTCAGGTGCTCAAACTTGGGATAAATATGTTGTAAGCTATGGAGGAAATGATTCTTGTGGGTGTGTGCAAATTCATGATTCAACTACTTTGAAGATTGTCTCAATAACAAAAAAACTTCCTGCGATGGTACGATCTATCGCTATCAATGCAAATCCTTTCATGATAGCAGTTGGTCAACTCGATGGTTCGCTATATATACTGGGAAAAGATCTCTCGATAATAAAAAAATTAACCAAGGCACATGTTGGCGCGATCCGTTCAGTTTGCTTTGAACATAAAGGCAAATCACTTTTGTCTGCTGGGGAAGACAAAATAATAAAAAAATGGCCAATCGATCTTAGCAAAGAACTTGGACAATTAAAGGATCACAAGCAAGCAATCAACTCAGTAATTTGTATACCGAATGAGAACATCATTCTCTCGGCTGACGAGGGAGGAGAGATTAAAGTGTGGAACGCTGAGGATATGAAACTAATCCTTAAACCAGCGTAG
- a CDS encoding polymorphic toxin-type HINT domain-containing protein: MADGQTNTIERIDFQDRVKTWLPGETGYLSSLCIQNTIFDPSSHRIVWLAQESESQYLEVGLLRSLEWMSEQRISSAGDRTVLDLPEMGAEGEFQVASIDPCPITEGEHGRRVTGIFRHRRGLVYDLSITGTSDLVGVTRLHPIWSVDREDWIAMKDLLVGERLLTSTGTATVLDLVERGEEPVFNLEVDADHCYRVGEQGILVHNASDPCCRIDDGTGTPGPYAALENTDDPDIKVTASRMFDPRQKVKILNANEMRNGGMLRSDDPADPAPLLVRPIPVNPQTFPKPSKPRDANGFLNEAQVDHINPFVVGGSNSYCNARLISQELNIRKRHGKA, translated from the coding sequence TTGGCAGATGGCCAAACGAACACAATTGAGCGGATTGACTTCCAAGATCGCGTTAAAACTTGGCTTCCGGGCGAAACAGGATATTTAAGTAGCCTGTGTATTCAGAATACGATTTTTGACCCGTCTTCGCATCGAATAGTTTGGCTTGCTCAAGAATCTGAATCTCAATATCTCGAGGTCGGGTTGCTTCGTTCGCTGGAGTGGATGTCAGAGCAAAGAATCTCGTCAGCAGGTGATCGAACCGTTCTGGATCTGCCAGAGATGGGTGCTGAAGGCGAGTTTCAGGTAGCTTCGATCGATCCTTGTCCGATAACGGAAGGAGAACATGGAAGGCGGGTCACGGGCATCTTCAGACATCGTCGAGGCTTGGTGTACGACTTATCCATCACAGGTACTAGCGATTTGGTGGGAGTTACTCGTTTGCATCCGATTTGGAGCGTTGATCGGGAAGATTGGATTGCGATGAAAGACCTGCTTGTCGGAGAGCGATTGTTGACTTCGACTGGAACAGCAACAGTTCTTGATCTAGTTGAACGAGGCGAAGAGCCGGTGTTCAACCTCGAAGTGGACGCCGACCACTGCTACCGGGTCGGGGAGCAAGGCATCCTGGTGCATAATGCGTCGGACCCGTGCTGCCGGATAGATGACGGCACCGGCACTCCTGGTCCCTATGCTGCACTCGAAAATACAGATGACCCAGACATTAAGGTGACAGCCTCACGAATGTTTGATCCGAGGCAGAAGGTCAAGATTCTAAACGCCAATGAAATGCGAAACGGAGGGATGCTTCGTTCTGACGACCCGGCTGATCCTGCTCCCTTGCTGGTGCGGCCCATACCGGTCAATCCACAGACATTCCCGAAACCGAGCAAACCACGGGACGCGAATGGGTTCCTCAATGAGGCGCAGGTAGACCACATTAACCCATTCGTCGTCGGGGGATCGAACAGCTACTGCAATGCCAGGCTGATCTCTCAAGAGTTGAACATCAGGAAGCGGCACGGAAAGGCATAA
- a CDS encoding IS630 family transposase: MAENRVVPNLKKGDRQRAHIVFIDETGLRLAPLLRRTWAPKGLRPYLKQKAGRRQKISIIGALTLSPKTRKPNLFTHSLPNGSFKSKEVAAFLRELLKHLRGQVIVIWDNGPMHKGEAMRKLLKQNPRLSLEWLPPYAPELNPVEQLWSHLKFGHFANCIPKDLGELEEEAFEFLTEVKFKPQT; this comes from the coding sequence TTGGCCGAAAACCGAGTGGTCCCGAATCTTAAAAAAGGGGATCGCCAGCGGGCGCATATCGTATTCATCGATGAAACCGGACTGAGACTGGCTCCCCTCTTGCGACGCACCTGGGCTCCCAAAGGCCTGCGACCTTATCTCAAACAAAAAGCCGGTCGCCGTCAGAAAATCTCGATCATCGGAGCTCTAACCCTTTCTCCGAAAACGCGAAAACCCAATCTGTTCACCCACTCCTTGCCCAACGGCAGCTTCAAGTCGAAGGAAGTCGCCGCCTTCTTACGCGAATTGCTCAAACACCTCCGCGGCCAGGTCATCGTCATTTGGGACAACGGACCGATGCACAAAGGGGAGGCGATGCGAAAATTGCTCAAACAGAATCCTCGGCTATCGCTCGAATGGCTACCTCCTTATGCTCCGGAACTCAATCCCGTCGAACAACTCTGGAGCCATCTCAAGTTCGGGCACTTCGCAAACTGTATTCCCAAAGATCTTGGAGAACTCGAAGAGGAAGCGTTTGAATTCTTAACAGAGGTCAAATTCAAACCGCAAACCTGA
- a CDS encoding purine-nucleoside phosphorylase, with protein MAATFAQFETQVLFRQPTLAFVLGSGMSHVPAGFQEESAISFADVPGLTGSSVKGHSGQIALGTCVDRPILLFRGRLHYYEGHSWETVGRPVTMAAGWGIQHLILTNAAGGIRHDLNPGSLMALTNHFGWLSPTAWKTQVNSGSPRPSIYSQRLIALMVATDPEIAQGVYGGVTGPCYETPAEIHALHAAGADAVGMSTVHEAITAQELGVEVGGLSLITNKAAGLTGEKLNHKEVLETAKKQELRLSKLIENLCRSI; from the coding sequence ATGGCAGCCACTTTCGCGCAGTTCGAAACTCAGGTCCTATTCCGCCAACCGACCTTGGCTTTCGTGCTCGGTTCGGGCATGAGCCATGTTCCAGCCGGCTTCCAGGAAGAATCAGCCATCTCTTTTGCCGACGTCCCCGGCTTGACCGGTAGTTCGGTAAAGGGCCATTCCGGCCAGATTGCTCTGGGAACTTGTGTCGATCGCCCGATTCTCCTGTTCCGTGGCCGCCTACACTACTATGAAGGCCATTCCTGGGAAACTGTCGGCAGACCGGTCACCATGGCCGCGGGCTGGGGAATCCAACATCTCATTCTGACCAACGCAGCCGGGGGGATTCGCCATGATCTCAATCCCGGCAGTTTGATGGCTTTGACCAATCATTTCGGCTGGCTGTCTCCGACGGCCTGGAAAACACAAGTGAACTCGGGTTCCCCGCGCCCGTCGATTTATTCGCAGAGGTTAATCGCATTAATGGTCGCGACCGATCCGGAAATTGCCCAGGGGGTCTACGGCGGAGTGACCGGGCCCTGTTATGAAACCCCGGCCGAGATCCACGCACTACACGCGGCGGGTGCCGATGCGGTGGGGATGTCCACAGTTCACGAGGCGATCACCGCCCAGGAACTGGGAGTAGAAGTCGGGGGCTTATCGCTGATTACCAACAAAGCGGCCGGGCTCACGGGAGAGAAGTTGAATCACAAGGAAGTGCTGGAAACGGCCAAGAAACAGGAATTGCGCTTGTCGAAGCTAATCGAAAATCTCTGCCGATCAATCTGA
- a CDS encoding cytidylate kinase-like family protein: MPSLDDSTLVAIPPLHGNQGDRDDAHSPSGPLGPTIAISREAGARGETIARRVGKKLGWDVYTREHLEFLSSNENARSEITNDIPKKAQAWYEKYLYRLEREGMTNSSEKPYPIASLILALACRGNLLIVGRAAGYLLPKRTTLHVRIVAPLDNRIAYMAQYLRMNKTDAADQVRKRDERRIEFLSQHNRRDGQQYDFDLVLNSAELGEELCAELIVHALKAKQKQFETEK; this comes from the coding sequence ATGCCGAGTTTGGACGACAGCACCCTGGTGGCTATTCCTCCCCTTCATGGCAATCAGGGAGATCGGGACGATGCCCATTCTCCCAGTGGCCCGTTGGGTCCGACTATCGCGATCAGCCGGGAAGCCGGGGCGCGGGGGGAAACGATTGCCCGCCGGGTCGGCAAGAAGCTCGGCTGGGATGTCTACACCCGCGAACATCTCGAATTTTTGTCCTCCAATGAAAATGCACGCAGCGAAATCACCAACGACATTCCGAAGAAAGCTCAGGCCTGGTACGAGAAATATCTCTATCGCCTCGAACGCGAGGGGATGACGAACAGCAGCGAAAAACCGTACCCCATAGCCTCGCTAATACTGGCCCTGGCTTGTCGCGGCAACCTTCTGATCGTCGGTCGGGCGGCCGGGTATCTCCTACCAAAGCGGACGACTTTACACGTCCGTATTGTCGCTCCCCTGGATAATCGCATAGCTTACATGGCTCAATACCTGCGTATGAATAAAACCGATGCGGCCGACCAGGTCCGCAAACGAGACGAACGGCGCATCGAATTCCTCAGCCAGCACAACCGCCGCGATGGCCAGCAGTACGACTTCGATCTGGTTCTCAATTCCGCGGAGCTGGGTGAAGAACTCTGTGCGGAGCTGATTGTTCATGCCCTGAAAGCCAAACAAAAACAGTTCGAAACGGAAAAGTAG
- a CDS encoding cupin domain-containing protein: protein MAEIRKVNLMEKLALFSNHWHPRIVGELNGQHVKLVKFQGEFVWHKHDDEDELFLVVQGRFRMDLPERELWLEEGEFLIVPRGVMHRPVAEQEVHVLLFEPSSTLNTGNERNEKTVEMPEWI, encoded by the coding sequence ATGGCTGAAATTCGAAAAGTCAATTTAATGGAAAAACTCGCTCTTTTCAGTAACCACTGGCATCCTCGAATTGTCGGCGAACTTAATGGTCAGCACGTAAAACTCGTCAAGTTCCAGGGGGAATTCGTCTGGCACAAACACGACGACGAGGACGAACTTTTTCTGGTGGTTCAGGGGCGGTTTCGAATGGATCTTCCCGAAAGGGAGCTTTGGCTGGAGGAAGGCGAGTTTCTGATCGTCCCGCGGGGAGTCATGCATCGTCCCGTAGCCGAGCAGGAGGTTCATGTGCTGCTGTTCGAACCCAGTTCCACCTTGAATACGGGTAACGAACGAAACGAAAAAACTGTAGAAATGCCGGAATGGATATGA
- a CDS encoding bestrophin family protein: MPKRKPLLSWPGRELLRYGPADTEWRFKFVHWIAVFPYVARHSLRKQQPEAEVLKLVGPEQTKRLSEANHMPVYVALQLADLLREGCEKFQMDRFAFLQIDKERALLIDHIGACERIAKTPLPIVYSIKIRRFLLMFLLSLPFALLHRVEADAIVPFITMLVAYPLLSLDQIGVQLENPFSPENLSHLPLREICMTIEGNVLSLLKAVPTNSLVPSLPENEEFPAGRAGLSPKSSEK; this comes from the coding sequence TTGCCCAAGAGAAAGCCCCTTCTCTCTTGGCCAGGGCGTGAGTTATTACGTTACGGGCCGGCCGATACAGAATGGCGCTTCAAATTCGTTCACTGGATCGCAGTTTTTCCCTACGTCGCCCGGCATAGCCTTCGAAAGCAACAGCCGGAAGCCGAGGTGCTGAAACTCGTGGGGCCGGAACAGACTAAACGACTTTCGGAAGCGAATCATATGCCCGTTTACGTGGCCTTGCAGCTGGCGGATTTACTGCGGGAAGGTTGCGAGAAATTTCAGATGGATCGTTTTGCTTTTCTGCAAATCGATAAAGAACGCGCCCTCTTGATCGACCACATTGGGGCCTGCGAAAGGATCGCCAAGACGCCGCTGCCCATAGTCTATTCAATCAAGATTCGCCGATTCCTTTTGATGTTTCTCCTCTCCTTACCGTTTGCCTTACTGCACCGGGTCGAAGCCGACGCCATCGTACCTTTCATCACCATGCTCGTCGCCTATCCGCTTCTTTCGCTCGATCAGATCGGCGTTCAACTCGAGAATCCCTTTTCGCCGGAGAACCTCAGCCATCTTCCCTTGCGGGAGATCTGCATGACCATTGAAGGCAATGTTTTGAGCCTCTTAAAAGCGGTGCCGACGAATTCCCTGGTTCCGAGTCTCCCAGAGAATGAGGAATTCCCTGCAGGTCGTGCCGGGCTATCTCCTAAATCTTCTGAAAAGTAA
- a CDS encoding ABC transporter permease, with product MQTSRLSAWLFLFSLSLRRQFRIGQMVAIALGLLILLTIVVGFITQRLGWDSLNLRLLRHDPRQLGWFAGGAIFPLIEETKHMSNLRAETLPVAVFTRWVVFFLYLGFLMPLWSLSFATAAVGTDRENKSLIWLLTRPLPRWSIYLAKFLGVLPWCVLLNLGGFATLCLAGGSVGRQAFVLFWPGVLAGSIAFAALYSLIGAMFSRPAVVGMLYAFFFETILSELPVPGTLKRLSINYYVRCLMYDSAELKNIPTESGSLFVPLSGTTTWLVIVSATILLTGLGMWVFSRFEYRDDG from the coding sequence ATGCAGACTTCCCGCTTGTCCGCCTGGTTATTTCTGTTTTCTTTGAGCTTGAGACGGCAATTTCGCATCGGCCAGATGGTAGCCATTGCTCTGGGGCTGCTGATCCTCCTCACCATTGTGGTCGGCTTCATCACCCAGCGTCTGGGTTGGGACAGCCTGAATCTCAGGCTGCTCCGCCACGACCCCCGCCAACTCGGCTGGTTCGCCGGCGGTGCGATCTTCCCCTTGATCGAAGAAACCAAACACATGAGTAATCTGCGGGCGGAGACTCTACCGGTCGCGGTATTCACGCGATGGGTGGTGTTTTTTCTCTATCTGGGATTTCTGATGCCGCTCTGGAGCCTCAGTTTTGCCACGGCGGCCGTCGGGACCGATCGGGAAAATAAATCGCTGATCTGGTTACTGACCCGGCCGCTTCCACGGTGGAGTATATATCTGGCGAAATTTCTTGGGGTACTGCCTTGGTGTGTGCTCCTGAACCTCGGCGGCTTTGCCACGCTCTGTCTGGCCGGGGGAAGTGTTGGCCGACAGGCTTTCGTTCTTTTCTGGCCGGGAGTGCTGGCGGGCAGTATTGCTTTTGCGGCTCTGTACTCCCTGATCGGAGCCATGTTCAGTCGGCCAGCCGTGGTAGGTATGCTCTATGCGTTTTTCTTCGAAACGATTCTGAGCGAACTGCCGGTGCCGGGAACACTGAAACGGCTGAGCATCAATTATTACGTACGCTGCCTGATGTACGATTCCGCGGAATTAAAAAATATCCCCACCGAATCGGGATCTTTGTTTGTGCCATTGAGCGGAACGACCACTTGGTTGGTAATTGTGAGTGCTACAATACTATTAACCGGCTTGGGGATGTGGGTATTCTCCCGCTTTGAGTATCGAGACGACGGCTAG
- a CDS encoding bestrophin family ion channel, giving the protein MNTQARRGFWREAIALDGSVTPQVVPQVVFFGVLSGLICLAAWLAGKYDVDISLAVTPFELAGGVLGLLLILRTNAGYDRWWEARKLWGGIVNQSRNLTINALSYGRNRSHLVLRLSGIALALGN; this is encoded by the coding sequence ATGAATACTCAAGCCCGTCGGGGATTTTGGAGAGAAGCGATCGCTTTGGACGGGTCGGTGACTCCGCAGGTTGTGCCTCAAGTAGTCTTCTTTGGAGTGCTATCTGGCTTGATTTGTCTGGCGGCCTGGTTGGCCGGTAAATATGACGTCGATATTTCTCTAGCGGTTACTCCTTTTGAGTTGGCAGGGGGAGTATTGGGATTGCTCCTGATTTTAAGAACCAATGCCGGGTATGATCGCTGGTGGGAAGCCCGGAAGCTTTGGGGAGGGATCGTCAATCAGTCGAGAAATCTCACCATAAATGCGCTGAGTTACGGGCGTAACCGCTCACACCTCGTCCTGAGATTATCGGGAATTGCTCTTGCGCTGGGGAATTAA
- a CDS encoding TolC family protein has protein sequence MPARWILLLCCMLYSSGCQAPRMDSVDQSLSIYASKPFDVAPTPVADPTPNKLPAVPDVPATPKVSLISQSSDPTISGIQQASYTPNTTQTSQPSQTLRKFELHIPDSIPGAEAPLVKLPADKAERDKAVMNLFPELKALPEEPQPVPGPNGKPYTLSDLQQLAAANNPVLRQVASDVEAAKGNYQQASAYPNPTVGYEATPNGNLTSPGAQGVYVDQVIKTGGKLKLQAAAAQMDLKNAELAYKRARSDLATQVRTAYYAYLVAQETVRINRTLAKFTDEIFRLQAELLAAGQAASHEPAALRAQAFTIRLAYKQSIVNYAYAWKQLVATIGLPQLPLSTVEGRIDRAIPYYDYDKIKAIVLKQHTDVLVARNTREKSLFQLKSAQVTPVPDVEVRADLLHDFTLAPFNTFHTFSVSVPLPVWDLNKGNIRAATAGVVRASEEPHRVEVNLINGLASAYAAYQTNLDAVEYYRRDILPDQVRYYRGVFERRKIDPNASFGDIVNAQQNLTSTVTAYLGVLGQLWTSVVNVADYLQTDDLYQLGTSKDLPELPNFSSEPWSCPHPQPVPTASSTPCASCSTPLSATNTRTAVTASQPLVPIVSSTPPLAGTVTPAPVSVSPALPSARMDNSVSPSVAVPRQ, from the coding sequence ATGCCAGCGCGTTGGATATTATTGCTTTGCTGCATGCTCTACAGTAGCGGTTGCCAAGCTCCTCGCATGGATTCGGTGGACCAATCTCTATCGATCTACGCTTCCAAGCCGTTCGATGTGGCTCCCACACCCGTTGCAGATCCGACTCCCAACAAACTGCCAGCCGTTCCCGATGTTCCCGCAACACCCAAAGTCAGCCTGATTTCTCAGAGTAGTGATCCGACGATCTCTGGAATTCAACAAGCCAGCTACACTCCGAACACAACGCAAACTTCCCAGCCTTCTCAAACTTTGCGAAAGTTCGAGCTGCATATTCCGGATAGCATCCCGGGAGCGGAAGCACCGCTGGTGAAATTGCCAGCCGACAAGGCGGAGCGGGATAAGGCCGTGATGAATCTCTTCCCGGAATTGAAGGCCTTGCCCGAAGAACCCCAGCCTGTGCCTGGCCCGAATGGCAAGCCCTACACGCTCAGCGATCTGCAGCAGCTGGCCGCCGCCAATAATCCGGTGCTTCGCCAAGTGGCTTCCGACGTCGAAGCGGCCAAGGGGAACTATCAGCAGGCCAGTGCTTACCCGAATCCGACCGTTGGCTACGAAGCGACTCCGAACGGCAATTTGACTTCACCCGGTGCCCAAGGCGTCTACGTCGATCAAGTGATCAAAACGGGCGGAAAATTAAAATTGCAGGCGGCCGCCGCGCAGATGGATTTGAAGAATGCGGAACTGGCCTACAAGCGGGCTCGCAGCGACCTGGCAACTCAAGTCCGCACGGCCTACTATGCCTACCTCGTGGCCCAGGAAACGGTTCGCATCAACCGCACCCTGGCGAAGTTCACCGACGAGATTTTCCGCTTGCAGGCCGAACTACTGGCGGCGGGGCAGGCGGCCAGCCACGAACCGGCCGCTCTGCGGGCTCAAGCGTTTACCATTCGATTGGCTTACAAACAATCCATTGTGAATTACGCCTATGCCTGGAAGCAACTGGTGGCGACCATTGGTCTGCCCCAACTACCTCTTAGCACCGTTGAAGGACGTATCGACCGCGCGATTCCCTATTACGATTACGACAAAATCAAAGCGATTGTGCTGAAACAGCATACCGATGTTCTCGTTGCCCGCAACACTCGAGAAAAAAGTCTCTTTCAATTGAAATCGGCCCAGGTGACGCCGGTCCCCGATGTGGAAGTCCGAGCCGATTTGCTGCATGATTTTACTCTTGCCCCGTTCAATACGTTCCACACTTTCTCGGTCAGCGTGCCCCTGCCGGTCTGGGATTTGAACAAAGGAAATATCCGAGCTGCCACCGCAGGCGTCGTCCGAGCCAGCGAAGAGCCGCATCGTGTCGAAGTCAACTTGATCAACGGTCTAGCCAGTGCGTACGCGGCCTACCAAACCAATCTGGATGCGGTCGAATATTATCGGCGCGATATTCTTCCGGATCAAGTTCGTTACTATCGGGGTGTGTTTGAACGCCGAAAGATTGATCCTAACGCTTCCTTCGGTGATATAGTCAACGCCCAGCAGAATTTGACCAGCACCGTCACCGCGTACCTGGGTGTCCTCGGCCAACTCTGGACTTCGGTTGTCAATGTGGCCGACTACCTGCAAACGGATGATCTTTACCAACTGGGAACATCCAAAGACTTGCCCGAGTTGCCCAATTTCAGCAGCGAACCTTGGTCCTGCCCGCACCCGCAGCCGGTGCCGACCGCGAGTTCAACACCCTGCGCTTCCTGCTCGACCCCGCTTTCAGCGACGAATACCAGGACAGCGGTAACCGCTTCGCAGCCGTTGGTACCTATCGTGAGTTCCACGCCTCCCCTAGCTGGGACTGTCACTCCCGCACCGGTGAGTGTTTCTCCCGCCCTTCCGAGCGCGAGAATGGATAATAGTGTGTCGCCTTCGGTGGCAGTGCCTCGACAATAG
- a CDS encoding helix-turn-helix domain-containing protein: METKSIPCLVKKITNRSEMENRRRLGVQLILEGHTIKQVSDMLKVSTRSVDNWISWYKNQGEAGLKALKHPGPKSKLRPEQIQEVCSWLTRDATEFGFRTHLWTSRRVVQLIKEKFDIDYNANYFCDWLRKQGFSPQMPGKKAVQRDEQKIADWPKTEWSRILKKGIASGRISYSSMKPD, encoded by the coding sequence ATGGAAACGAAAAGCATCCCTTGTTTGGTCAAGAAAATCACTAATCGCTCGGAGATGGAGAACCGACGCCGTTTGGGCGTTCAATTGATCCTCGAAGGCCATACTATAAAGCAGGTTTCCGACATGCTCAAGGTTTCGACCCGCAGCGTGGATAATTGGATCTCCTGGTACAAAAATCAAGGGGAAGCCGGACTCAAGGCTCTCAAGCATCCCGGACCGAAATCCAAGCTCCGCCCAGAGCAAATTCAAGAAGTTTGCTCGTGGCTGACCCGTGACGCGACGGAATTCGGCTTCCGCACTCACCTGTGGACTTCTCGGCGAGTCGTCCAACTCATCAAGGAGAAGTTCGATATCGATTATAATGCCAATTACTTTTGCGATTGGTTACGCAAACAAGGTTTCTCCCCGCAAATGCCGGGCAAGAAAGCCGTCCAACGCGACGAACAGAAAATTGCCGATTGGCCGAAAACCGAGTGGTCCCGAATCTTAAAAAAGGGGATCGCCAGCGGGCGCATATCGTATTCATCGATGAAACCGGACTGA